A DNA window from Pseudomonas tohonis contains the following coding sequences:
- the yddG gene encoding aromatic amino acid DMT transporter YddG has protein sequence MRISNGRSATACGLAAILLWSTASGLIRSVSGFFGPIGGAALIYTLGAILLVALLGRPRLRAGSRFYLVTGSALFVAYEVCLSLALGFATDGTQAIQLGVVNYLWPSLTVLLAILMNRQPARWLVLPGTAIALFGILWVVSTDGLSWPSLIANVQSNPLSYSLAATCAITFALYCNVTRRYARGENHVAFFFILTAVVLWVKFAFVSEPLPAFTLRGTLELLAAGIAMAGGYALWNIGILRGNLTLLATVSYFAPVLSSAFAALWLGASLTLQFWQGAVLVTAGSLVCWQATRERGAKA, from the coding sequence ATGCGCATCAGCAACGGACGCAGCGCGACGGCCTGCGGGCTGGCGGCGATCCTCCTGTGGAGCACCGCCTCCGGCCTGATCCGCAGTGTCAGCGGCTTCTTCGGCCCCATCGGCGGCGCTGCGCTGATCTACACCCTGGGCGCCATCCTCCTCGTCGCCCTCCTCGGCCGCCCGCGCCTGCGTGCAGGTTCGCGTTTCTACCTGGTCACCGGCTCGGCGCTGTTCGTCGCCTATGAAGTCTGCCTGTCGCTCGCCCTCGGTTTCGCCACAGACGGCACCCAGGCCATCCAGCTCGGCGTGGTCAACTACCTGTGGCCGAGCCTCACCGTGCTGCTGGCCATCCTGATGAACCGCCAGCCGGCCCGCTGGCTGGTGCTGCCCGGCACGGCCATCGCCCTGTTCGGCATCCTCTGGGTGGTCAGCACCGACGGCCTGTCGTGGCCCAGCCTCATCGCCAACGTGCAATCCAACCCGCTGAGCTACAGCCTCGCGGCGACCTGCGCCATCACCTTCGCGCTCTACTGCAACGTCACCCGGCGCTACGCCCGGGGCGAGAACCACGTGGCGTTCTTCTTCATCCTCACGGCGGTGGTGCTCTGGGTTAAATTCGCCTTCGTCAGCGAGCCGCTGCCTGCCTTCACCCTGCGCGGCACCCTCGAACTGCTCGCCGCCGGCATCGCCATGGCCGGCGGCTACGCCCTGTGGAACATCGGCATCCTGCGCGGCAACCTCACCCTCCTGGCCACCGTCTCCTACTTCGCCCCGGTGCTCTCTTCCGCCTTCGCCGCGCTCTGGCTCGGCGCCAGCCTGACGCTGCAGTTCTGGCAGGGCGCGGTGCTGGTCACCGCCGGCTCGCTGGTCTGCTGGCAGGCGACCCGCGAACGCGGCGCGAAGGCCTGA
- a CDS encoding VOC family protein, translating into MSTKGNDRKIDNIEFNVSDIARSKAFYGEAFGWTFTDYGPTYTEFSDGRLTGGFTTGEAVRPGGPLVILYADDLAQAQARLEAAGATISREVFAFPGGRRFHFIDPDGYELAVWSAA; encoded by the coding sequence ATGAGCACCAAAGGAAACGACCGCAAGATCGACAACATCGAGTTCAACGTCAGCGACATCGCTCGCAGCAAGGCCTTCTACGGCGAGGCCTTCGGCTGGACCTTCACCGACTACGGCCCCACCTACACCGAGTTCAGCGACGGCCGCCTCACCGGCGGCTTCACCACGGGCGAGGCGGTCCGCCCCGGCGGTCCGCTGGTGATCCTCTACGCCGACGACCTGGCGCAGGCCCAGGCCAGGCTGGAGGCCGCCGGCGCCACTATCAGCCGTGAAGTGTTCGCCTTCCCCGGCGGGCGTCGCTTCCACTTCATCGACCCGGACGGCTACGAGCTGGCGGTGTGGTCCGCCGCGTGA
- a CDS encoding DUF3313 domain-containing protein, with protein sequence MKHALALGVALALSTALVGCSSTVTQPDEYSGFLSSYGSLQKATTPSGAEVMRWIDPKVDIGRYTAVYVEPTQFYPRPQATEKIPQSTLDGITRYYDMALKREISNSLSLATKPGPGVIVVRAAITGVSSKTEGLKPYEVVPVALLAAAVSTASGIRDQETELATEAQFLDGGSNKVIAQVVRKGTGTPLENSAQVLKPADVTGVIDGWAKDMHQSYLKLKAK encoded by the coding sequence ATGAAACATGCATTGGCGTTGGGCGTGGCGCTGGCGCTTTCCACCGCGCTGGTCGGCTGCTCGAGTACGGTGACCCAGCCGGATGAGTATTCCGGGTTCCTCTCCAGTTACGGCAGCCTGCAGAAGGCGACCACGCCCTCCGGCGCGGAGGTGATGCGCTGGATCGATCCCAAGGTGGACATCGGCCGCTACACCGCCGTCTACGTCGAACCCACCCAGTTCTACCCGCGCCCCCAGGCCACCGAGAAAATCCCGCAGAGCACCTTGGACGGCATCACCCGCTACTACGACATGGCGCTCAAGCGCGAAATCAGCAACAGCCTGTCGCTGGCCACCAAGCCCGGGCCCGGCGTCATCGTCGTGCGTGCGGCGATCACCGGGGTGAGCAGCAAGACCGAGGGGCTCAAGCCCTACGAGGTCGTTCCCGTGGCGCTGCTGGCGGCGGCGGTGAGCACCGCCAGCGGCATCCGCGACCAGGAGACCGAGCTGGCCACCGAGGCGCAGTTCCTCGACGGCGGCAGCAACAAGGTGATCGCCCAGGTGGTGCGCAAGGGCACCGGCACGCCGCTGGAGAACAGCGCCCAGGTGCTCAAGCCGGCGGATGTCACGGGCGTGATCGATGGCTGGGCGAAGGACATGCACCAGAGCTACCTGAAGCTCAAGGCGAAGTGA
- a CDS encoding magnesium transporter CorA family protein, with protein sequence MRQSYRLIDGTLRPCTDEAAPLQLCIAPEAEELEWLRQRYGLDAHALASALDPDEVARIEFRTGSLFLIWKRPENYSGDERFAFEVSSFGMLLDERQLVLISHADSLLEGLAGRHDLQQPLDVLLAILLGNIHHYEGHLKVIKLVARELQQRFNQSLHNRHLLQMFGLSESLVYYLNAIHGNGAVLARLRGQGERLGFAPASLELLDDLIIENEQCIKQAEIYSSVLAGLMEARGNLLNNTMNEMLRKLTLINVVFLPLNLIAGIGGMSEFSMMTAAVPWWVAYPLFVLALAVLAGLMLLALRRLVAARTAPPG encoded by the coding sequence ATGCGCCAGAGCTACAGGCTGATCGACGGCACCCTGCGCCCCTGCACGGACGAGGCGGCGCCGCTGCAACTGTGCATCGCCCCGGAGGCCGAGGAACTGGAATGGCTGCGCCAGCGCTACGGCCTCGATGCCCACGCCCTGGCCAGTGCCCTGGACCCGGACGAAGTCGCCCGCATCGAGTTCCGCACGGGCTCGCTGTTCCTCATCTGGAAGCGCCCGGAGAACTACTCGGGCGACGAGCGCTTCGCCTTCGAGGTGTCCTCCTTCGGCATGCTGCTGGACGAGCGCCAGCTGGTGCTGATCTCCCACGCCGATTCGCTGCTCGAAGGCCTCGCCGGGCGCCACGACCTGCAGCAGCCGCTGGATGTGCTGCTGGCCATCCTGCTGGGCAACATCCACCACTACGAGGGCCACCTCAAGGTCATCAAGCTGGTCGCCCGCGAGCTGCAGCAGCGCTTCAACCAGAGCCTGCACAACCGCCACCTGCTGCAGATGTTCGGCCTCAGCGAGAGCCTGGTGTATTACCTCAACGCCATCCACGGCAACGGCGCGGTGCTGGCCCGCCTGCGCGGCCAGGGCGAGCGCCTGGGGTTCGCCCCGGCGAGCCTGGAGCTGCTCGACGACCTGATCATCGAGAACGAGCAGTGCATCAAGCAGGCGGAGATCTACTCCTCGGTGCTCGCCGGCCTGATGGAGGCGCGCGGCAACCTGCTGAACAACACCATGAACGAGATGCTGCGCAAGCTCACCCTGATCAACGTGGTGTTCCTGCCGCTGAACCTGATCGCCGGCATCGGCGGCATGTCCGAGTTCAGCATGATGACCGCTGCCGTCCCCTGGTGGGTCGCCTACCCGCTGTTCGTCCTCGCCCTCGCCGTGCTGGCGGGCCTCATGCTGCTGGCCCTGCGCCGGCTGGTGGCCGCCCGCACGGCGCCGCCCGGCTGA
- the rimI gene encoding ribosomal protein S18-alanine N-acetyltransferase, with translation MDFSFRDARPDDLVALLELENLCFEHDRLSPRSFQWMIARAHASLAVAEAGGRVMGYALLLFHRGTSLARLYSIAIAPGARGHGLGKALLAEAERRARDHDCAYLRLEVRPDNLPAIALYERFGYRRFACIDDYYEDHAQALRYEKRIVQRPLDAARAVPYYQQSTEFTCGPACLMMAMAGLRPGRPLTRREEVQLWREATTVFMTSGHGGCSPQGLALAAWRRGFRVRLQVSVEGPLFLSGVRSEGKREVMRLVHEAFCDELRESDVEQVPASRQDLPAQLAEGGLPLVLISSYQLTRTKAPHWVLVTGCDEDFVYLHDPDIDHSRHRQALDCQHMPVSHARFQRMRLFGGNKLRASVVLYPPGDPHAARRSDSSTSSAKGTER, from the coding sequence ATGGACTTCAGCTTTCGCGACGCCCGCCCCGACGACCTGGTCGCCCTGCTCGAGCTGGAAAACCTGTGCTTCGAGCACGATCGCCTGTCGCCGCGCAGCTTCCAGTGGATGATCGCCCGCGCCCACGCCAGCCTGGCGGTGGCCGAGGCCGGCGGCCGGGTCATGGGCTACGCGCTGCTGCTGTTCCACCGCGGCACCTCGCTGGCGCGCCTCTACTCCATCGCCATCGCCCCCGGCGCCCGTGGCCACGGGCTCGGCAAGGCGCTGCTGGCGGAGGCGGAGCGCCGCGCCCGCGACCACGACTGCGCCTACCTGCGCCTGGAAGTGCGCCCGGACAACCTCCCCGCCATCGCCCTCTACGAGCGGTTCGGCTACCGCCGCTTCGCCTGCATCGACGACTACTACGAGGACCACGCCCAGGCGCTGCGCTACGAGAAACGCATCGTCCAGCGCCCGCTCGACGCCGCGCGGGCGGTGCCCTACTACCAGCAGAGCACCGAGTTCACCTGCGGCCCCGCCTGCCTGATGATGGCCATGGCCGGCCTGCGACCGGGCCGCCCGCTCACGCGGCGCGAGGAAGTGCAGCTGTGGCGCGAGGCGACCACGGTGTTCATGACCTCCGGCCACGGCGGCTGCAGCCCCCAGGGGCTGGCCCTGGCCGCCTGGCGCCGGGGCTTTCGCGTGCGCCTGCAGGTCAGCGTCGAAGGCCCCTTGTTCCTCAGCGGCGTGCGCAGCGAAGGCAAGCGCGAGGTCATGCGCCTGGTGCACGAGGCCTTCTGCGACGAGCTGCGCGAAAGCGACGTGGAGCAGGTGCCCGCCAGCCGCCAGGACCTGCCCGCGCAGCTCGCCGAAGGCGGCCTGCCGCTGGTGCTGATCAGCAGCTACCAGCTGACCCGCACCAAGGCTCCGCACTGGGTGCTGGTCACCGGCTGCGACGAGGATTTCGTCTACCTCCACGACCCGGACATCGACCACAGCCGCCACCGCCAGGCCCTGGACTGCCAGCACATGCCGGTCAGCCATGCGCGCTTCCAGCGCATGCGCCTGTTCGGCGGCAACAAGCTGCGTGCGTCCGTCGTCCTCTACCCGCCAGGCGATCCTCACGCCGCCAGGCGCAGCGACAGTTCCACGTCCTCGGCGAAGGGCACGGAGAGGTAG
- a CDS encoding O-methyltransferase, translated as MNTLTQPALTALLDRLFAEADTAWQALGPSLSDLAEGEVARLMQSKTEYREFYGRLKDVALPVSRETGRLLYLLARSSGARTIVEFGTSFGISTLHLAAALRDNGGGRLITSEFEPTKVARARGNLGVGGLEDLVEFRVGDALRTLAQDLPDSIDLLLLDGAKALYPEILALVESRLRPGALVIADNADHSPEYLARVREAGSGYLSVPFAEDVELSLRLAA; from the coding sequence ATGAACACCCTGACCCAACCCGCTCTCACCGCCTTGCTGGACCGCCTGTTCGCCGAGGCCGACACGGCCTGGCAGGCATTGGGGCCGAGCCTTTCCGACCTCGCCGAGGGCGAAGTGGCGCGGCTGATGCAGAGCAAGACCGAGTACCGCGAGTTCTACGGTCGCCTCAAGGACGTGGCGCTGCCCGTCTCCCGCGAGACCGGCCGCCTGCTGTACCTGCTGGCGCGCAGCAGCGGTGCGCGGACCATCGTCGAGTTCGGCACCTCCTTCGGCATCTCCACGCTGCACCTGGCCGCCGCGCTGCGTGACAACGGTGGCGGCCGGCTGATCACCAGCGAGTTCGAGCCCACCAAGGTGGCGCGGGCCCGGGGCAACCTCGGCGTCGGCGGGCTGGAGGACCTGGTGGAGTTCCGCGTGGGCGATGCGCTGCGCACCCTGGCCCAGGACCTGCCCGACTCCATCGACCTGCTGTTGCTCGACGGTGCCAAGGCGCTCTACCCGGAGATCCTCGCCCTCGTGGAAAGCCGCCTGCGCCCCGGCGCGCTGGTGATCGCCGACAACGCCGACCACAGCCCCGAGTACCTGGCGCGGGTGCGCGAGGCGGGCAGCGGCTACCTCTCCGTGCCCTTCGCCGAGGACGTGGAACTGTCGCTGCGCCTGGCGGCGTGA
- a CDS encoding TetR family transcriptional regulator — protein sequence MTERQNPRISSRKQPQQARSNELVATILQAAIQVLAKEGAQRFTTARVAERAGVSVGSLYQYFPNKAAILFRLQSDEWRQTSELLRRILEDLATPPLQRLRTLVHAFLHSECEEADMRIALDDAAPLYRDAPEAREAKAATGRIFETFMEEVLPHASEAARTLASELITTTLGTVGKRFSERPRTKEEIERYADAMADMFGAYLEAAAARG from the coding sequence ATGACCGAACGCCAGAACCCGCGTATTTCCTCGCGCAAGCAACCCCAGCAGGCCCGCTCCAACGAGCTGGTCGCCACCATCCTGCAGGCCGCTATTCAGGTTCTGGCCAAGGAAGGCGCCCAGCGCTTCACCACCGCCCGGGTGGCCGAGCGTGCCGGCGTCAGCGTCGGCTCGCTGTACCAGTACTTCCCCAACAAGGCGGCCATCCTGTTCCGCCTGCAGAGCGACGAGTGGCGCCAGACCAGCGAGCTGCTGCGCCGCATCCTCGAAGACCTCGCCACCCCGCCGCTGCAACGCCTGCGCACCCTGGTCCACGCCTTCCTCCACTCCGAATGCGAGGAGGCCGACATGCGCATCGCCCTCGACGACGCCGCCCCCCTCTACCGCGACGCCCCCGAGGCACGGGAAGCCAAGGCCGCGACCGGGCGCATCTTCGAAACCTTCATGGAAGAGGTCCTGCCCCACGCCTCCGAAGCCGCCCGCACCCTGGCCAGCGAGCTGATCACCACCACCCTCGGCACCGTGGGCAAGCGATTCTCCGAGCGTCCGCGCACGAAGGAGGAGATCGAACGCTACGCCGACGCCATGGCCGACATGTTCGGCGCCTACCTGGAAGCGGCCGCTGCGCGGGGATAG
- a CDS encoding IS110 family transposase, whose product MPSVIGIDIAKHTFDLATLQPNGKYRTKAKLANDKAGFAVLRDWLNKHSEPGAWVVMEATGIHHEALAEWLLEQGYRVCVLNPAQIAHYARSQLQRVKTDKVDAKLIAEYGERHQDSLRPWQPEPRAVRRLKALVRRLEDLREIEQMERNRLEVADASVQASIQSVLEHIGQEIEETLKAIDDHIDNDPDLRGKRDLLTSIDGIADKTAALLLAELGDPLRFANSRAVTAFAGLNPRLQESGNHRGQTRISKTGSSRLRAGLFMPAISALTYNEAVRALSERLRAKGKTGKQIVCAAMRKLLSIAYGVLKSGRPFDAKLALAH is encoded by the coding sequence ATGCCCAGCGTCATCGGCATCGACATCGCCAAACACACCTTTGACCTCGCCACCCTGCAACCCAACGGCAAGTACCGCACCAAGGCCAAGCTGGCCAACGACAAAGCGGGCTTCGCCGTCTTGCGCGACTGGCTGAACAAACACAGCGAACCCGGAGCCTGGGTCGTGATGGAGGCCACCGGCATCCACCATGAAGCCCTGGCCGAATGGCTGTTGGAGCAAGGCTATCGGGTCTGTGTCCTCAACCCGGCACAAATCGCCCACTACGCCCGTAGTCAGTTGCAGCGGGTGAAGACCGACAAGGTCGACGCCAAGCTGATCGCCGAATACGGCGAGCGCCATCAGGACAGTCTGCGTCCCTGGCAACCCGAGCCCCGTGCCGTGCGGCGTTTGAAAGCCCTGGTACGGCGCCTGGAGGACCTGCGCGAAATCGAGCAGATGGAGCGCAACCGCCTGGAAGTGGCCGATGCCAGCGTCCAGGCCTCGATCCAGTCGGTGCTGGAACATATCGGTCAGGAGATCGAAGAGACCCTCAAGGCGATCGACGACCACATCGACAACGACCCGGATCTGCGCGGCAAGCGCGACCTGCTGACCAGCATTGACGGGATCGCCGACAAGACCGCCGCCCTGCTCCTGGCGGAGCTGGGCGACCCACTGCGCTTTGCCAACAGCCGCGCCGTCACTGCCTTTGCCGGGCTCAATCCGCGGCTGCAGGAGTCCGGGAACCACCGGGGACAGACACGTATCTCCAAGACGGGCTCATCGCGCCTGCGGGCCGGCTTGTTCATGCCCGCGATCAGTGCCCTGACGTACAACGAGGCTGTCAGGGCCCTGAGCGAACGATTGAGGGCGAAGGGCAAGACCGGCAAGCAGATCGTCTGCGCCGCCATGCGCAAGCTGCTGAGCATCGCCTACGGCGTCTTGAAATCAGGCCGGCCATTTGACGCAAAACTGGCCCTTGCTCACTAG
- a CDS encoding AMP-binding protein: MNLGKIISRSALYWPDHEALIDSRQRVTFAQLERRTNRLASGLLALGLAEGAHVAILALNRVELVEAEVAFYKAGMVKVPINARLSLDEIIQVLDDSHSQAVIADGRFAAALHARRGELPRLRLIVSLDDAAGDADYASVLERGSETPVHCDPADDALAVLHYTSGSSGVLKAAMLSFGNRKALIRKSIASPTRRAAPGDVMAHVGPITHASGMQIMPLLAVGACNLLLERYDDQLLLETIQRERVTRLFLVPAMINRLVNVPGVERFDLSSLRLVMYGAAPMAPALVKRAIALFGPILAQGYGAGETCSLVTVLTERDHLIEGDDHSRLASCGRCYFETDLRVVNEDFEDVRPGEIGEIVVKGPDIMQGYWQAPELTAEVMRDGYYLTGDLARVDERGYVFIVDRKKEMIISGGFNIYPTEVEQVLYTLPQVFEAAVVGVPDEQWGEAVRAVIVLKPGESLSAEQVIEHCGRSLAGFKKPRAVDFVRELPKNPNGKVVRRLIREAYWQNSERRI, translated from the coding sequence GTGAATTTAGGAAAGATCATCAGCCGCAGCGCGCTGTACTGGCCCGACCACGAAGCGCTGATCGACAGCCGGCAACGCGTCACCTTCGCCCAGCTCGAACGCCGCACCAACCGCCTCGCCTCCGGCCTCCTGGCCCTCGGCCTGGCCGAGGGTGCGCACGTGGCGATCCTCGCGCTCAACCGCGTGGAGCTGGTGGAGGCCGAGGTGGCCTTCTACAAGGCCGGCATGGTCAAGGTGCCGATCAACGCCCGCCTCTCCCTGGACGAGATCATCCAGGTGCTCGACGACTCCCACAGCCAGGCGGTGATCGCCGACGGGCGCTTCGCCGCCGCGCTGCATGCCCGCCGTGGCGAGCTGCCGCGCCTGCGCCTGATCGTCTCGCTGGACGACGCCGCCGGCGACGCCGACTACGCCAGCGTGCTGGAACGCGGCAGCGAGACCCCGGTGCACTGCGACCCGGCCGACGACGCCCTGGCGGTGCTGCACTACACCTCCGGCAGCTCCGGCGTGCTCAAGGCCGCCATGCTCTCCTTCGGCAACCGCAAGGCGCTGATCCGCAAGAGCATCGCCAGCCCCACCCGCCGCGCCGCGCCGGGCGACGTGATGGCCCACGTCGGTCCCATCACCCATGCCAGCGGCATGCAGATCATGCCGCTGCTGGCGGTGGGGGCCTGCAACCTGCTGCTGGAGCGCTACGACGACCAGTTGCTGCTGGAGACCATCCAGCGCGAGCGGGTGACGCGCCTGTTCCTGGTGCCGGCGATGATCAACCGCCTGGTCAACGTCCCCGGCGTCGAGCGCTTCGACCTTTCCAGCCTGCGCCTGGTGATGTACGGCGCCGCGCCCATGGCACCGGCCCTGGTCAAGCGCGCCATCGCCCTGTTCGGGCCGATCCTCGCCCAGGGCTACGGCGCCGGCGAGACCTGCTCGCTGGTCACGGTGCTGACCGAGCGCGACCACCTGATCGAGGGCGACGACCACAGCCGCCTGGCCTCCTGCGGTCGCTGCTACTTCGAGACCGACCTGCGCGTGGTCAACGAGGATTTCGAGGACGTGCGCCCCGGCGAGATCGGCGAGATCGTGGTCAAGGGCCCGGACATCATGCAGGGCTACTGGCAGGCGCCGGAGCTCACCGCCGAGGTGATGCGCGACGGCTACTACCTCACCGGCGATCTGGCCAGGGTGGATGAGCGCGGCTACGTCTTCATCGTCGACCGCAAGAAGGAAATGATCATTTCGGGCGGCTTCAACATCTACCCCACCGAAGTGGAGCAGGTGCTCTACACCCTGCCCCAGGTGTTCGAGGCGGCGGTGGTCGGCGTGCCCGACGAGCAATGGGGCGAGGCGGTGCGCGCGGTCATCGTGCTCAAGCCCGGCGAGAGCCTCAGCGCCGAGCAGGTCATCGAGCACTGCGGACGCTCCCTGGCCGGCTTCAAGAAGCCGCGCGCGGTGGACTTCGTCCGGGAACTGCCGAAGAACCCCAACGGCAAGGTCGTGCGCCGCCTGATCCGCGAAGCGTACTGGCAGAACAGCGAACGACGGATCTGA
- a CDS encoding acyl-CoA dehydrogenase family protein, whose protein sequence is MIEPSEKAARIIAGIQAFVRDELAPLAEREGILWGEPVPRPLLRDIWRRSCELGFYNVMLPEALGGAGLNVAELCAVKEAAVLTGSPLAPHVLGELSGPPRIGHLFRVASEHQVEAFLRPVCRAEKAVCFALTEAEAGSDATAITTEARLEGDHYVLRGAKRYISGASYADLAVLLAVTGPGRGPQGISAFFVDLAAPGVRVDSDYSVMSGGGAHGDIVLEDVRVPVANRIGGEGEGFKLAMGRITLNRLLHCPTMLGMAGLALQLSLDHARTRKQFGQPIAMFQAVNHMLADMATELYAARAMMYATAANNDAGGDIKVQAPMCKLYASETAFRIIDKAVQVHGGAGLIKGHPVEWLFRASRMMRILTGTSEIQRNTIAKGILMPG, encoded by the coding sequence ATGATCGAACCAAGCGAAAAGGCCGCGCGCATCATCGCCGGCATCCAGGCCTTCGTCCGTGACGAGCTGGCCCCGCTCGCCGAGCGCGAAGGCATCCTCTGGGGCGAGCCGGTGCCCCGGCCGCTGCTGCGCGACATCTGGCGCCGCTCCTGCGAACTGGGCTTCTACAACGTGATGCTGCCCGAAGCCCTGGGCGGTGCCGGGCTCAACGTCGCCGAGCTGTGCGCGGTGAAGGAAGCGGCGGTGCTCACCGGCTCGCCCCTGGCCCCGCACGTGCTGGGCGAGCTCTCCGGGCCGCCGCGCATCGGCCACCTGTTCCGCGTGGCCAGCGAGCACCAGGTCGAGGCCTTCCTGCGCCCGGTCTGCCGCGCCGAAAAGGCGGTGTGCTTCGCCCTCACCGAGGCCGAGGCAGGCTCCGACGCCACCGCCATCACCACCGAGGCGCGCCTGGAAGGCGATCACTACGTGCTGCGCGGCGCCAAGCGCTACATCTCCGGTGCCTCCTATGCCGACCTCGCCGTGCTGCTCGCCGTCACCGGCCCCGGTCGCGGCCCGCAGGGCATCTCGGCGTTCTTCGTCGACCTCGCCGCGCCCGGCGTGCGCGTGGACAGCGACTATTCGGTGATGTCCGGCGGCGGCGCCCATGGCGACATCGTCCTGGAGGACGTGCGCGTGCCGGTGGCCAACCGCATCGGCGGCGAAGGCGAAGGCTTCAAGCTGGCCATGGGGCGCATCACCCTCAACCGCCTGCTGCACTGCCCCACCATGCTCGGCATGGCCGGCCTGGCCTTGCAGCTGTCGCTGGACCACGCCCGCACCCGCAAGCAGTTCGGCCAGCCCATCGCCATGTTCCAGGCGGTCAACCACATGCTCGCCGACATGGCCACAGAGCTCTATGCCGCGCGGGCCATGATGTACGCCACGGCGGCCAACAACGATGCCGGCGGCGACATCAAGGTGCAGGCGCCGATGTGCAAGCTGTACGCGTCGGAGACCGCCTTCCGCATCATCGACAAGGCCGTGCAGGTGCATGGCGGCGCGGGGCTGATCAAGGGGCATCCCGTCGAGTGGCTGTTCCGCGCGAGCCGTATGATGCGCATCCTCACCGGCACCAGCGAGATCCAGCGCAACACCATCGCCAAGGGCATCCTGATGCCGGGCTGA
- a CDS encoding MFS transporter, with amino-acid sequence MTREDTAFRPGPAWTIAFLLAFMMLVNFLDKVVIGLVAVPMTEELGLSPTEFGLIGGALHWLFAASAVVGGFLANRRPTRTLLLGMGLFWALIQLPMLLASSLWMIVACRVLLGIGEGPASPVATHALYKWFPDDRRSLPVALLHSGSAMGLLVAGAMIPWVSLHYGWRTNFAVLAVIGLVWCGLWLLLGREGTIDSLRRGQLATPDAHRLPYRRLLGDPSVLGNYLCHFAANWSLALTLTWVPSYLQVGLGMDPLRTGHMFVLFVVVTTPLSLFMAWVSQRLLRRGLPSRLARGAFVSLCLIAGGLFSASLMLELPVAVRIVNLTLSGGLALVMYSVGPAMLAEFTPASQRGGILAIGNAVASLAGLSAPVVTGLLVSGAGAAHPQGYAQGFLVCGAVLVVAGLVGLVTMNPQRSQERLAQDETSAACSRA; translated from the coding sequence ATGACCCGAGAAGACACTGCCTTCCGCCCCGGCCCCGCCTGGACGATCGCCTTCCTGCTGGCCTTCATGATGCTGGTCAACTTCCTCGACAAGGTCGTCATCGGCCTGGTCGCCGTGCCCATGACCGAGGAGCTGGGCCTGTCGCCCACCGAGTTCGGCCTGATCGGCGGCGCCCTGCACTGGCTGTTCGCCGCTTCCGCCGTGGTCGGCGGCTTCCTCGCCAACCGCCGCCCGACCCGCACCCTGCTCCTCGGCATGGGCCTGTTCTGGGCGCTGATCCAGCTGCCCATGCTGCTGGCCAGCTCGCTGTGGATGATCGTCGCCTGCCGCGTGCTGCTCGGCATCGGCGAGGGCCCCGCGTCCCCCGTGGCCACTCACGCGCTGTACAAATGGTTCCCCGATGATCGCCGCAGCCTGCCGGTGGCCCTGCTGCACTCCGGCAGCGCCATGGGCCTCCTGGTGGCCGGCGCGATGATCCCCTGGGTCAGCCTGCACTACGGCTGGCGCACCAACTTCGCCGTGCTCGCCGTGATCGGCCTGGTGTGGTGCGGGCTGTGGCTGCTGCTGGGCCGCGAGGGCACGATCGATTCCCTGCGCCGCGGCCAGCTGGCGACGCCCGACGCTCACCGCCTGCCCTACCGCCGCCTGCTCGGCGACCCCAGCGTGCTGGGCAACTACCTCTGCCATTTCGCCGCCAACTGGTCGCTGGCCCTGACCCTGACCTGGGTGCCCAGCTACCTGCAGGTCGGCCTGGGCATGGACCCGCTGCGCACCGGGCACATGTTCGTGCTCTTCGTGGTGGTCACCACCCCGCTCAGCCTGTTCATGGCCTGGGTCTCCCAGCGCCTGCTGCGCCGCGGCCTGCCCTCGCGCCTGGCGCGTGGCGCCTTCGTCTCGCTCTGCCTGATCGCCGGCGGGCTGTTCTCCGCCTCGCTGATGCTGGAGCTGCCGGTCGCGGTGCGCATCGTCAACCTGACCCTCAGCGGCGGCCTGGCCCTGGTGATGTATTCGGTGGGGCCGGCGATGCTCGCCGAGTTCACCCCGGCCAGCCAGCGCGGCGGCATCCTCGCCATCGGCAACGCCGTGGCCTCGCTGGCGGGCCTCTCGGCGCCCGTGGTCACCGGCCTGCTGGTGAGCGGCGCGGGTGCCGCCCATCCGCAGGGCTACGCCCAGGGCTTCCTGGTCTGTGGCGCGGTGCTGGTGGTGGCGGGCCTGGTCGGCCTGGTGACCATGAACCCGCAACGCTCGCAGGAGCGCCTGGCTCAGGACGAGACGTCGGCCGCCTGCTCGCGGGCCTGA